The DNA region TTTTAAGCTCCGGCTCCTCCAGGCGGTAGGCTTTGGCGATCGCTATACCGGCTGAAGCGCCGATGCCTTTCAGATGACTTCGCATGGTTCGCCAAGCCCTTCGTTTTTCAAAGCTTCTTCAATCCCTTGGATCGCCTGATCCGCATCGGAACCGGCCGCAGCAATTTGAATTTGCGCTCCTTGCGGAATACCCAAAGACATCACGCCCACAATCGATTTTAGGTTTACGGATCGGCCGTTATATTCGATGTTCACCTCGGCATCAAACTGGCTTGCGGCTTGAACCAAAGTTGAAGCCGGACGTGTGTGTACTCCCAGCTCGTCAATGACTGTAAATGTTTTTCTTACCATAGTTTCTATCTCCTCTCCTCCTCTATATAGGTTGAACTAATGATTGCATGTAATGGGGGGCCGCGTGAAATATGCTTACGATCGC from Paenibacillus macerans includes:
- a CDS encoding phosphocarrier protein HPr, with the translated sequence MVRKTFTVIDELGVHTRPASTLVQAASQFDAEVNIEYNGRSVNLKSIVGVMSLGIPQGAQIQIAAAGSDADQAIQGIEEALKNEGLGEPCEVI